In Onthophagus taurus isolate NC chromosome 6, IU_Otau_3.0, whole genome shotgun sequence, a genomic segment contains:
- the LOC111421066 gene encoding uncharacterized protein isoform X6, translating into MRLLTIGLIVSLLIHYSEAANCVLDNGQYTDQISIYDPKMDDSADVFLVIPTTNVQSAEIKPNQDHSYIDVVYSENTLTFRPSAEFRSNWEKDTAYTSNPRVNSKFILTCADGGSYEIEYIQSINDLNTFDPVFVKATYDFTIPMPVGGNVDLTNFGEAIFVTDYDVSNEGMSFTIEGDNADSLVVEYMGRIDSSDSNCESTSSMGKTYKGILKTKSPLRLTEDTSYTITATDKGKPSTKSGTATLNIIIDQSGTLPSSPSFETGFYEADYDKSNPDIHSITLKNVIKVTEGITTDNIQLSGEHAGNFEHTIKDNALEITLKTNLPDDVINFQPFVALSITASIDSAEVVATTSLIVTMPEKDNLSFTKVYYETQYSEIEGKPQIDTVDIQVTDNAVVEVIEDYAAYFKYNPDEKTIEPTGVLPSDVQSNNDFIHVTIKATLGIAEAEAVLIVKMPDEEIVKFGEIYYEATYSEESGNPTISEVKLDISDEAIITLGGDLADSFTYNTADKTITVTKPLPLETQPNNFIHVTITATLGESIADAILIVTWPREEIVEFGQVYYEATYSEESGNPTISEVKLDITDEAIITFGGDLADSFTYNTADKTITVTKPLPLETQPNNFIHVTITATLGESKADAVLIVTWPREEIVEFGQVYYEATYSEENGNPTISEVKLDISDEAIITLGGDLADSFTYNSADKTITVTKPLPLETQPNNFIHVTITATLGESKADAVLIVTWPREEIVEFGQVYYEATYSEESGNPTISEVKLDITDEAIITFGGDLADSFTYNTADKTITVTKPLPLETQPNNFIHVTITATLGESKADAVLIVTWPREEIVEFGQVYYEATYSEESGNPTISEVKLDITDEAIIVLTGDLADSFTYNTADKTITVNKPLPLETQPNNFIHVTITATLGGNEAEAVLIVSWPKEGTVKFGQVYYEATYSEDSGEATITPVTIDVTDGATIEIGENYAEYFKYNPDDKTIEVTKPLLSETQTDNNFIHVTITAKHEGAIAEAVLIVNMPGKESLRFNEIYYEATYSEEDGVPTITPVIIEDLPAEVVVEVIEEFAAYFAYNAAEKTIEAIQALTSEHQTNNFIHVKIRATLGAAIADAILIVNMPDKENLKWKEIYYEATYSEEDGVPAITPVTIEDLPAGVTVEVVDEFAAYFAYNAEEKTIEAIQGLTSEHQANNFIHVKIRATLGAAIADAILIVNMPDKENLRFKEIYYETTYSEEDGVPAITPVIIEDLPAGVVVEVIEEFAAYFAYNAAEKTIEPIQALTSDHQANNFIHVKLRATLGSATADAILIVNMPDKENLRWKEVYYEATYSEEDGVPAITPVTIEDLPAGVVVEVIEEFAAYFAYNAAEKTIEAIQGLTSDHQANNFIHVKLRATLGSATADAILIVNMPGKENLRWKEIYYEATYSEEDGVPAITPVTIEDLPAGVTVEVVDEFAAYFAYNAAEKTIEAIQGLTSDHQANNFIHVKIRATLGAAIADAILIVNMPGKENLRWKEVYYEATYSEEDGVPAITPVIIEDLPAGVVVEVVEEFAAYFAYNAAEKTIEPIQALTSDHQANNFIHVKIRATLGAAIADAILIVNMPGKENLRWKEVYYEATYSEEDGVPAITPVTIEDLPAGVVVEVIEEFAAYFAYNAAEKTIEPIQGLTSEHQANNFIHVKIRATLGAAMADAILIVNMPGKENLRLKEIYYEATYSEKDGVPAITPVTLEDLPAGVLVEVIEEFAAYFAYNAAENTIEAIQVLTVDHQANNFIHVKIQATLGGASADAILIVNMPDKVNLRFKEIYYEATYSEEDSVPAITPVTIEDLPGGVTVEVVDEFAAYFAYNAAEKTIEAIQGLTSDHQANNFIHVKIRATLGAAIADAILIVNMPGKENLRWKEVYYEATYSEEDGVPAITPVTIEDLPAGVTVEVVDEFAAYFAYNAAEKTIEAIQGLTSDHQANNFIHVKIRATLGAAIADAILIVNMPGKENLRLKEIYYEATYSEKDGVPAITPVIIEDLPAGVVVEVIEEFAAYFAYNAAENTIEAIQVLTVDHQANNFIHVKIQATLGGASADAILIVNMPDKVNLRFKEIYYEATYSEEDGVPAITPVTIEDLPAGVTVEVVDEFAAYFAYNAAEKTIEAIQGLTSDHQANNFIHVKIRATLGAAIADAILIVNMPGRENLRWKEIYYEATYSEEDGVPAITPVTIEDLPAGVTVEVVDEFAAYFAYNAAEKTIEAIQGLTSDHQANNFIHVKLRATLGAAIADAILIVNMPGKENLRWKEIYYEATYSEEDGVPAITPVIIEDLPAGVTVEVVDEFAAYFAYNAAEKTIEAIQGLTSDHQANNFIHVKIRATLGAAIADAILIVNMPGKENLRLKEIYYEATYSEKDGVPAITPVTIEDLPAGVVVEVIEEFAAYFAYNAAENTIEAIQVLTVDHQANNFIHVKIQATLGGASADAILIVNMPDKVNLRFKEIYYEATYSEEDGVPAITPVTIEDLPAGVTVEVVDEFAAYFAYNAAEKTIEAIQGLTSDHQANNFIHVKIRATLGAAIADAILIVNMPGKENLRWKEVYYEATYSEEDGVPAITPVIIEDLPAGVVVEVIEEFAAYFAYNAAEKTIVAIQGLTSDHQANNFIHVKLRATLGSATADAILIVNMPGKENLRFKEIYYEATYSEEDGVPAITPVTIEDLPAGVTVEVVDEFAAYFAYNAAEKTIEAIQGLTSDHQANNFIHVKMRATLGAAIADAILIVNMPGKENLRFKEIYYEATYSEKDGVPAITPVTIEDLPAGVVVEVIEEFAAYFAYNAAENTIEVIQVLTVDHQANNFIHVKIQATLGGASANAILIVNMPDKVSLKFNEIYYEATYSETDGTPAITEVLIGDLTPGAIVEVVEDYADYFTYNAEEKTIEAVKVLTSDAQSKNFIHVKIRATLGAALAEAVLIVNMPADGNNINNIFNEIYYEATYSEEDGKPKITQVNIKAIDEATVQVVEDYQDFFEYNPDTKTIEATNLLTSDIQSNKFIHVTIRATLEENTADAVLIVNMPNEGNQINGIFGEIYYEASYFEEDGNPKMTDVKIDVIDGANVEIIGEYKEHFEYDADKKSIKIVKVLDINSFEKWYIDVIIRATLEEATADAVLVVSPTAIITFEGELVFEGEPSVGISGKLTAKSSIDEEIVFRFTDNVPQEWLQYLSLTDDGTLKTLDLPTGSYDIEVVASGTTSKASQITLIKIRIGSAETCPDGTIWNPYTFLAVNIKENEEESVVLPLNDGSEYHYEIVDIQPNKDRFELNGNGDVVAKSLDRESDEFGSGKAQYIAKINLISNAVQRRFSPKSTLKTLFVLKDETTAGDDKCYSINKIGNEPNQIVIGISVDDVNDNKPIFEKTKVVVGYPESDLLKTVSPPYVIVVKATDKDIGDYASLKYSVTSSKVVIDENTGYIYPTDDIYENDEVVKVTAKDDNGKGYETEEPLTLTIKILEKNHLCILKYQDKHLEDLDDIMDNLAKYADVRYLSAAVLPGSDPYGRSSTDRSLVITAYAFDIGTENLLTAEELIELLEDVDGLSMEPLPNPGEDCTTETPTECNCDDDECSNGGLIAGVVVLAILLALCIGGFIAFYILIFRKTKSYNQMEEEGLPKPAAKETPLENPKFIKNPAPLPPSNKLAADIVERRPTGYLYPADLAEEEPPSTSSPSEVFNNEMKERRKSVVFNNNIEEINIEREAEDQDGEKKNLPDEAENTKL; encoded by the exons ATGCGACTACTAACGATAGGTTTAATCGTTAGCTTGCTTATTCATTATTCTGAAG cGGCAAATTGTGTTTTGGACAATGGTCAATATACTGATCAAATTAGTATTTATGATCCGAAGATGGATGATAGCGCGGATGTATTTCTCGTAATACCAACAACAAATGTGCAAAGTGCtgaaataaaaccaaatcaaGACCATTCTTATATTGATGTCGTGTATTCGGAGAATACATTGACGTTTAGACCATCAGCAGAATTCAGAAGTAATTGGGAAAAGGACACTGCATACACCTCGAATCCTcgagttaactcaaaatttatattaacatgTGCAGATGGTGGCAGTTATGAGATT GAATACATCCAAAGTATAAATGATCTCAACACATTTGACCCGGTGTTTGTAAAGGCCACATATGATTTTACAATTCCCATGCCGGTTGGTGGTAATGTCGATCTTACAAATTTCGGTGAAGCCATTTTCGTGACGGATTACGATGTTTCTAATGAAGGAATGAGTTTTACAATTGAAGGAGACAATGCTGATTCACTCGTAGTGGAATACATGGGACGTATCGATTCATCAGATTCAAATTGCGAATCGACGTCTTCGATGGGTAAAACATACAaaggaattttaaaaacaaagtcTCCACTTAGGTTAACCGAGGACACAAGTTATACTATTACTGCaaca gatAAAGGCAAACCGAGTACCAAAAGTGGCACAGCTACACTTAATATTATAATCGATCAATCCGGAACTTTACCATCCAGCCCTTCCTTTGAAACAGGGTTCTATGAAGCTGATTACGATAAAAGTAATCCTGACATACACTcgattactttaaaaaatgtaattaaggTGACGGAAGGTATCACGACAGACAACATACAATTGAGTGGGG AACACGCAGGGAATTTCGAACACACTATTAAGGACAATGCTTTggaaattactttaaaaacaAACTTACCAGATGATGTAATCAATTTCCAGCCGTTTGTTGCTTTAAGTATCACCGCTTCAATTGATAGCGCTGAAGTTGTAGCGACCACATCCTTAATCGTAACTATGCCTGAAAAAGATAATCTTAGTTTCACAAAAGTGTACTACGAAACGCAATACTCTGAAATAGAAGGAAAACCTCAAATTGATACAGTTGATATACAAGTGACAGATAATGCTGTAGTTGAAGTTATTGAAG ATTACGCCGCATATTTCAAATATAATCCGGACGAGAAAACTATTGAACCAACGGGTGTATTACCTTCAGATGTTCAATCTAACAACGACTTTATCCATGTGACAATAAAAGCTACACTTGGAATAGCTGAAGCTGAAGCAGTTTTAATTGTGAAGATGCCTGATGaggaaattgttaaatttggGGAAATATACTATGAAGCGACATATTCTGAAGAAAGTGGTAACCCGACAATATCAGAAGTAAAATTAGATATCAGTGATGAAGCAATAATTACACTTGGTGGAG ATTTAGCAGATTCCTTCACATATAATACTGCCGACAAGACTATTACAGTAACTAAACCTTTACCTTTGGAAACTCAACCTAATAATTTCATCCACGTCACAATAACAGCTACACTTGGAGAAAGTATAGCGGATGCGATCTTGATTGTAACTTGGCCTAGGGAAGAAATCGTTGAATTTGGACAAGTATACTATGAAGCAACGTATTCTGAAGAAAGTGGTAACCCGACAATATCAGAAGTAAAATTAGATATCACTGATGAAGCAATAATTACATTTGGTGGAg ATTTAGCAGATTCCTTCACATATAATACTGCCGACAAGACTATTACAGTAACTAAACCTTTACCTTTGGAAACTCAACCTAATAATTTCATCCACGTCACAATAACAGCTACACTTGGAGAAAGTAAAGCGGATGCGGTCTTGATTGTAACTTGGCCTAGGGAAGAAATCGTTGAATTTGGACAAGTATACTATGAAGCAACGTATTCTGAAGAAAATGGTAACCCGACAATATCAGAAGTGAAATTAGATATCAGTGATGAAGCAATAATTACACTTGGTGGAg ATTTAGCAGATTCCTTCACATATAATTCTGCCGACAAGACTATTACAGTCACTAAACCTTTACCTTTGGAAACTCAACCTAATAATTTCATCCACGTCACAATAACAGCTACACTTGGAGAAAGTAAAGCGGATGCGGTCTTAATTGTAACTTGGCCTAGGGAAGAAATCGTTGAATTTGGACAAGTATACTATGAAGCAACGTATTCTGAAGAAAGTGGTAACCCGACAATATCAGAAGTAAAATTAGATATCACTGATGAAGCAATAATTACATTTGGTGGAg ATTTAGCAGATTCCTTCACATATAATACTGCCGACAAGACTATTACAGTAACTAAACCTTTACCTTTGGAAACTCAACCTAATAATTTCATCCACGTCACAATAACAGCTACACTTGGAGAAAGTAAAGCGGATGCGGTCTTGATTGTAACTTGGCCTAGGGAAGAAATCGTTGAATTTGGACAAGTATACTATGAAGCAACGTATTCTGAAGAAAGTGGTAACCCGACAATATCAGAAGTAAAATTGGATATCACTGATGAAGCAATAATTGTACTTACTGGAG ATTTAGCAGATTCTTTCACATATAATACTGCCGACAAAACTATCACAGTCAATAAACCTTTACCTTTGGAAACTCAACCTAATAATTTCATCCATGTCACAATAACAGCTACACTTGGAGGAAATGAAGCAGAAGCGGTTCTCATTGTAAGTTGGCCTAAGGAAGGAACAGTTAAGTTTGGACAAGTTTACTATGAAGCGACATATTCAGAAGATAGTGGTGAAGCTACAATTACACCAGTAACAATAGATGTCACCGATGGAGCAACAATTGAAATTGGTGAAA ATTATGcagaatatttcaaatataatCCTGATGACAAAACCATTGAAGTCACGAAACCACTACTTTCGGAAACTCAAACCGACAATAATTTCATCCATGTGACAATAACGGCTAAACATGAGGGTGCTATTGCAGAAGCGGTTCTAATTGTAAATATGCCAGGCAAAGAAAGCCTTAGATTCAACGAGATATACTACGAAGCGACATATTCCGAAGAAGACGGTGTACCTACGATTACACCAGTAATAATAGAAGATTTACCAGCAGAGGTGGTAGTTGAAGTCATTGAAG AGTTTGCGGCTTACTTTGCATACAATGCTGCAGAAAAAACTATTGAAGCTATTCAAGCTCTAACGTCAGAACACCAAACTAATAACTTCATCCATGTCAAAATACGGGCAACACTTGGTGCTGCTATAGCGGATgctattttaattgtaaatatgCCAGACAAAGAAAACCTTAAATGGAAAGAGATATACTACGAAGCAACCTATTCCGAAGAAGATGGTGTACCTGCGATTACACCAGTAACAATAGAAGATTTGCCAGCAGGCGTAACGGTTGAAGTCGTTGATG AGTTTGCGGCTTACTTTGCATACAATGCTGAAGAAAAAACTATTGAAGCTATTCAAGGTCTAACGTCAGAACACCAAGCTAATAACTTCATCCATGTCAAAATACGAGCAACTCTTGGTGCTGCTATAGCGGATgctattttaattgtaaatatgCCCGACAAAGAAAACCTTAGATTCAAAGAGATATACTACGAAACAACCTATTCCGAAGAAGATGGTGTACCTGCGATTACACCAGTGATAATAGAAGATTTACCAGCAGGGGTAGTAGTTGAAGTCATTGAAg AGTTTGCGGCTTACTTTGCATACAATGCAGCAGAAAAAACTATTGAACCTATTCAAGCTCTAACGTCAGATCACCAAGCTAATAACTTCATCCATGTCAAATTACGCGCAACACTTGGTTCTGCTACAGCGGATgctattttaattgtaaatatgCCAGACAAAGAAAACCTTAGGTGGAAAGAGGTATACTACGAAGCGACCTATTCCGAAGAAGATGGTGTACCTGCGATTACACCAGTAACAATAGAAGATTTACCAGCAGGGGTGGTAGTTGAAGTCATTGAAg AGTTTGCGGCTTACTTTGCATACAATGCAGCAGAAAAAACTATTGAAGCTATTCAAGGTTTAACGTCAGATCACCAAGCTAATAACTTCATCCATGTCAAATTACGCGCAACACTTGGTTCTGCTACAGCGGATgctattttaattgtaaatatgCCAGGCAAAGAAAACCTTAGATGGAAAGAGATATACTACGAAGCGACCTATTCCGAAGAAGATGGTGTACCTGCGATTACACCAGTAACAATAGAAGATTTACCAGCAGGCGTAACAGTTGAAGTCGTTGATG AGTTTGCGGCTTACTTTGCATACAATGCTGCAGAAAAAACTATTGAAGCTATTCAAGGTTTAACGTCAGATCACCAAGCTAATAACTTCATTCATGTCAAAATACGAGCAACTCTTGGTGCTGCTATAGCGGATgctattttaattgtaaatatgCCAGGCAAAGAAAACCTTAGATGGAAAGAGGTATACTACGAAGCGACCTATTCCGAAGAAGATGGTGTACCTGCGATTACACCAGTGATAATAGAAGATTTGCCAGCAGGGGTGGTAGTTGAAGTCGTTGAAG AGTTTGCGGCTTACTTTGCATACAATGCAGCAGAAAAAACTATTGAACCTATTCAAGCTCTAACGTCAGATCACCAAGCTAATAACTTCATCCATGTCAAAATACGGGCAACTCTTGGTGCTGCTATAGCGGATgctattttaattgtaaatatgCCAGGCAAAGAAAACCTTAGATGGAAAGAGGTATACTACGAAGCGACCTATTCCGAAGAAGATGGTGTACCTGCGATTACACCAGTAACAATAGAAGATTTACCAGCAGGGGTGGTAGTTGAAGTCATTGAAG AGTTTGCGGCTTACTTTGCATACAATGCAGCAGAAAAAACTATTGAACCTATTCAAGGTCTAACGTCAGAACACCAAGCTAATAACTTCATCCATGTCAAAATACGGGCAACACTCGGTGCTGCTATGGCAGATgctattttaattgtaaatatgCCAGGCAAAGAAAACCTTAGATTGAAAGAGATATACTACGAAGCAACCTATTCCGAAAAAGATGGTGTACCTGCGATTACACCAGTGACATTAGAAGATTTACCAGCAGGGGTGCTAGTTGAAGTCATTGAAG AGTTTGCGGCTTACTTTGCATACAATGCTGCTGAAAATACTATTGAAGCTATTCAAGTTCTAACGGTAGATCACCAAGCTAATAACTTCATTCATGTCAAAATACAAGCAACTCTTGGTGGTGCCTCTGCAGACgctattttaattgtaaatatgCCCGACAAAGTAAACCTTAGATTCAAAGAGATATACTACGAAGCGACCTATTCCGAAGAAGATAGTGTACCTGCGATTACACCAGTAACAATAGAAGATTTACCAGGAGGCGTAACAGTTGAAGTCGTTGATG AGTTTGCGGCTTACTTTGCATACAATGCTGCAGAAAAAACTATTGAAGCTATTCAAGGTTTAACGTCAGATCACCAAGCTAATAACTTCATCCATGTCAAAATACGGGCAACACTCGGTGCTGCTATAGCGGATgctattttaattgtaaatatgCCAGGCAAAGAAAACCTTAGATGGAAAGAGGTATACTACGAAGCGACCTATTCCGAAGAAGATGGTGTACCTGCGATTACTCCAGTAACAATAGAAGATTTACCAGCAGGCGTAACGGTTGAAGTCGTTGATG AGTTTGCCGCTTACTTTGCATACAATGCTGCTGAAAAAACTATTGAAGCTATTCAAGGTCTAACGTCAGATCACCAAGCTAATAACTTCATCCATGTCAAAATACGAGCAACACTTGGTGCTGCTATAGCGGATGCTATTTTGATTGTAAATATGCCAGGCAAAGAAAACCTTAGATTGAAAGAGATATACTACGAAGCAACCTATTCCGAAAAAGATGGTGTACCTGCGATTACACCAGTGATAATAGAAGATTTACCAGCAGGGGTGGTAGTTGAAGTCATTGAAG AATTTGCCGCTTACTTTGCATACAATGCTGCTGAAAATACTATTGAAGCTATTCAAGTTCTAACGGTAGATCACCAAGCTAATAACTTCATTCATGTCAAAATACAAGCAACTCTTGGTGGTGCCTCTGCAGACgctattttaattgtaaatatgCCCGACAAAGTAAACCTTAGATTCAAAGAGATATACTACGAAGCGACCTATTCCGAAGAAGATGGTGTACCTGCGATTACACCAGTAACAATAGAAGATTTACCAGCAGGCGTAACGGTTGAAGTCGTTGATG AGTTTGCGGCTTACTTTGCATACAATGCTGCTGAAAAAACTATTGAAGCTATTCAAGGTTTAACGTCAGATCACCAAGCTAATAACTTCATCCATGTCAAAATACGAGCAACACTCGGAGCTGCTATAGCGGATgctattttaattgtaaatatgCCAGGCAGAGAAAACCTTAGATGGAAAGAGATATACTACGAAGCGACCTATTCCGAAGAAGATGGTGTACCTGCGATTACACCAGTAACAATAGAAGATTTACCAGCAGGCGTAACGGTTGAAGTCGTTGATG AATTTGCGGCTTACTTTGCATACAATGCTGCAGAAAAAACTATTGAAGCTATTCAAGGTTTAACGTCAGATCACCAAGCTAATAACTTCATCCATGTCAAATTACGCGCAACACTTGGTGCTGCTATAGCGGATgctattttaattgtaaatatgCCAGGCAAAGAAAACCTTAGATGGAAAGAGATATACTACGAAGCGACTTATTCCGAAGAAGATGGTGTACCTGCGATTACACCAGTAATAATAGAAGATTTACCAGCAGGCGTAACAGTTGAAGTCGTTGATg AGTTCGCGGCTTACTTTGCATACAACGCTGCAGAAAAAACTATTGAAGCTATTCAAGGTTTAACGTCAGATCACCAAGCTAATAACTTCATCCATGTCAAAATACGAGCAACACTTGGTGCTGCTATAGCGGATGCTATTTTGATTGTAAATATGCCAGGCAAAGAAAACCTTAGATTGAAAGAGATATACTACGAAGCAACCTATTCCGAAAAAGATGGTGTACCTGCGATTACACCAGTGACAATAGAAGATTTACCAGCAGGGGTGGTAGTTGAAGTCATTGAAG AGTTTGCCGCTTACTTTGCATACAATGCTGCTGAAAATACTATTGAAGCTATTCAAGTTCTAACGGTAGATCACCAAGCTAATAACTTCATTCATGTCAAAATACAAGCAACTCTTGGTGGTGCCTCTGCAGACgctattttaattgtaaatatgCCCGACAAAGTAAACCTTAGATTCAAAGAGATATACTACGAAGCGACCTATTCCGAAGAAGATGGTGTACCAGCGATTACACCAGTAACAATAGAAGATTTACCAGCAGGCGTAACAGTTGAAGTAGTTGATG AGTTTGCGGCTTACTTTGCATACAATGCTGCTGAAAAAACTATTGAAGCTATTCAAGGTTTAACGTCAGATCACCAAGCTAATAACTTCATCCATGTCAAAATACGGGCAACACTCGGTGCTGCTATAGCGGATgctattttaattgtaaatatgCCAGGCAAAGAAAACCTTAGATGGAAAGAGGTATACTACGAAGCGACCTATTCCGAAGAAGATGGTGTACCTGCGATTACACCAGTGATAATAGAAGATTTACCAGCAGGGGTGGTAGTTGAAGTCATTGAAG AGTTTGCGGCTTACTTTGCATACAATGCTGCAGAAAAAACTATTGTAGCTATTCAAGGTTTAACGTCAGATCACCAAGCTAATAACTTCATCCATGTCAAATTACGCGCAACACTTGGTTCTGCTACAGCGGATgctattttaattgtaaatatgCCAGGCAAAGAAAACCTTAGATTCAAAGAGATATACTACGAAGCGACCTATTCCGAAGAAGATGGTGTACCTGCGATTACACCAGTAACAATAGAAGATTTACCAGCAGGCGTAACAGTTGAAGTCGTTGATg AGTTTGCGGCTTACTTTGCATACAATGCTGCAGAAAAAACTATTGAAGCTATTCAAGGTTTAACGTCAGATCACCAAGCTAATAACTTCATCCATGTCAAAATGCGAGCAACACTCGGTGCTGCTATAGCGGATgctattttaattgtaaatatgCCAGGCAAAGAAAACCTTAGATTCAAAGAGATATACTACGAAGCAACCTATTCCGAAAAAGATGGTGTACCTGCGATTACACCAGTGACAATAGAAGATTTACCAGCAGGGGTGGTAGTTGAAGTCATTGAAG AGTTTGCCGCTTACTTTGCATACAATGCTGCTGAAAATACTATTGAAGTTATTCAAGTTCTAACGGTAGATCACCAAGCTAATAACTTCATTCATGTCAAAATACAAGCAACTCTTGGTGGTGCCTCTGCAAACGCTATTTTGATTGTAAATATGCCCGATAAAGTAAGcctcaaatttaatgaaatttactATGAAGCGACGTATTCTGAAACAGATGGAACACCGGCAATTACAGAAGTGTTAATAGGAGACTTAACTCCAGGGGCGATAGTAGAAGTCGTTGAAG ATTATGCCGACTACTTCACATATAATGCAgaagaaaaaacaattgaaGCTGTCAAAGTCCTAACGTCGGATGCCCAATCTAAAAACTTCATTCACGTCAAAATAAGAGCCACACTTGGAGCAGCTTTAGCGGAGGCTGTTTTGATTGTAAATATGCCTGCTGACGGAAACAATATCAATAACATATTTAATGAGATATACTATGAAGCGACATACTCCGAAGAAGACGGTAAACCCAAAATAACTCAAGTGAATATAAAAGCAATCGATGAAGCAACTGTTCAAGTCGTTGAAG ATTATCAAGATTTCTTTGAATATAATCCGGATACCAAAACCATTGAAGCAACCAACCTGTTAACTTCAGATATTCAATCTAATAAGTTTATCCATGTTACAATAAGAGCTACACTTGAAGAAAATACAGCTGATGCGGTTCTTATTGTTAATATGCCCAATGAAGGAAACCAAATAAATGGCATATTTGGAGAGATATATTATGAAGCATCATACTTTGAAGAAGATGGAAACCCTAAAATGACAGATGTGAAAATCGACGTAATTGATGGAGCTAACGTTGAAATCATAGGAG aatacAAAGAACACTTTGAATATGACGCGGACAAAAAATCTATCAAAATCGTCAAAGTTCTTGATATAaacagttttgaaaaatggtATATTGACGTGATAATTCGAGCTACCCTCGAAGAAGCTACCGCAGATGCAGTGTTAGTCGTATCTCCAACAGCTATAATTACTTTTGAAGGTGAATTAGTTTTCGAAGGGGAACCTAGCGTTGGTATTAGTGGAAAACTCACAGCCAAATCTTCAATAGATGAAGAAATCGTATTTAGATTTACAG ATAATGTACCTCAAGAATGGCTGCAGTACTTGTCTTTAACTGATGATGGAACTTTGAAAACTCTGGATTTACCAACTGGTTCTTACGACATTGAAGTAGTAGCAAGTGGAACTACAAGCAAAGCTAGTCAAATTACTTTG ATAAAAATTAGAATTGGTTCTGCAGAAACATGCCCCGATGGTACCATTTGGAATCCTTACACATTCCTTGCAGTTAATATCAaggaaaatgaagaagaatcCGTCGTTTTGCCTCTAAATGATGGAAGTGaatatcattatgaaattgtGGACATCCAACCCAATAAAGACAGATTCGAGTTGAATGGAAATGGTGATGTTGTGGCTAAATCATTAGATAGAGAATCTGATGAATTTGGATCTGGAAAAGCACAATACATCGcaaaaattaatctaatttcTAACGCAGTACAAAGACGTTTCTCTCCGAAGAGTACCTTAAAAACATTGTTTGTCTTAAAAGATGAAACTACAGCTGGTGATGATAAATGTtactcaataaataaaattggaaatgaACCAAATCAAATTGTTATTGGAATTAGCGTTGATGATGTGAATGATAACAAACCAATATTTGAAAAGACGAAAGTTGTTGTTGGTTACCCCGAAtcggatttattaaaaactgttTCACCTCCTTATGTAATTGTGGTAAAAGCAACCGATAAAGATATTGGGGATTACGCATCATTGAAATATTCAGTTACAAGCTCTAAAGTTGTGATTGACGAAAATACAGGGTATATTTATCCAACTGAtgatatttatgaaaatgacGAGGTCGTGAAAGTAACTGCAAAAGACGATAATGGAAAAGGATACGAAACAGAAGAACCCTTAACccttacaataaaaattttagaaaaaaatcatttatgtaTATTGAAATATCAAGATAAACATTTAGAAGATCTCGACGACATAATGGATAACCTCGCAAAATACGCTGATGTTAGATATCTTTCAGCTGCAGTTCTTCCTGGTTCCGACCCATATGGTAGAAGTTCAACTGATAGATCGTTAGTTATCACGGCATATGCTTTCGATATTGGCACAGAAAACCTTCTTACTGCAGAAGAATTAATAGAGTTATTAGAAGATGTTGATGGTTTATCCATGGAACCACTTCCAAATCCAGGAGAAGACTGCACCACAGAAACACCAACTGAATGTAACTGCGATGATGACGAATGCTCCAATGGAGGATTAATAGCCGGCGTAGTAGTTCTTGCAATTTTATTAGCTTTATGCATCGGAGGATTTATcgctttttatatattaatattcag aaaaacaaaatcataTAACCAAATGGAAGAAGAAGGACTCCCAAAACCTGCCGCTAAAGAAACTCCATTAGAAAAcccaaaatttataaagaaccCAGCACCACTCCCACCAAG CAATAAACTCGCAGCAGATATCGTTGAAAGGAGGCCGACGGGGTATCTTTATCCAGCGGATTTAGCTGAAGAAGAGCCACCAAGCACATCGAGTCCCTCTGAAGTTTTCAATAACGAAATGAAGGAGCGACGCAAATCTGTagtgtttaataataacattgaaGAGATCAACATCGAAAGGGAAGCTGAAGATCAAGAcggagagaaaaaaaatcttcctGATGAAGCTGAAAATACTAAATTATAA